CCCGTGTCCCTGCGCCCTCCGGGTCTGGTTCTCTAAGCTCTCTGGGCGCTGCCTCCGGGTCCCTTGCAGCCCGCTCGCGAGCCCGCGCTCCCCTCCTGCGCCCCACCCTCGTCCTCACCATGCTGTCCTTCGGCCTCGTGGCCGCCCTGCTGCTGGCCGCAGGGCCTCGGCCGAGCCTGGGCGACGAAGCCATCCACTGCCCCCCTTGCTCCGAGGAGAAGCTGGCGCGCTGCCGCCCCCCCGTGGGTTGCGAGGAGTTGGTGCGGGAGCCTGGCTGCGGTTGTTGCGCCACTTGCGCCCTGGGCTTGGGGATGCCCTGCGGGGTGTATACCCCACGCTGTGGTTCAGGCATGCGCTGCTACCCTCCCCGGGGGGTGGAGAAGCCCCTGCGTACATTGATGCACGGGCAAGGCGTGTGCACGGAGCTGTCGGAAATCGAAGCCATCCAGGAAAGCCTGCAGACCTCTGGTAAGGTACACCTACCTTCCCTCTGCCACATTTCCCAAACACCCTCCTCCCTGCAACTTGGTtcccattctgactggtctgaAAGGCCCGTCAGTGCCCCCCTGTGagttgaggagaagggaggtACGTGGCAGAGCTTGGTAGGAACAGCCAAGAAAGCTGGCACTTAATTCCAGCACCAGTTGCCACTGGTCGAGGGAAACCTATCCCACCTCTTCATCTCAGACCTCCCAAGTACTTTGGGAAGAGGGGCCTTGACCTCAGTGGTAAGCCTGGCTCCTGAGGTAAGTTAAATGACCTAATTCAGTTACATTTGTCATCCAGAGTTAGAAGACTGCGATgataaggagtgtgtgtgtgtgtgtgtgtgtgcgtgtgtgtgcgcgcgtgtatgcgtgtgtgcgtagtgcgtgcatgtgtctgtgtgggggataaggatggtgtgtgtgtgtatgtttgtgtatgtttgtgtgataaggatggtatgtatgtgtatttgcgcgggggtggtggtggtggtggtggtggtgtgtgtgtgtgtgtgtgtgtgtgtgtgtgtgtgttgggacgGTTCCTTTCTGTTCCTGATCCAGAGCCTGATCCACACCCAGTCTCAGGTGAGGGGTATGAGGAGCCAGGGGCTGGGCCTTTCACTCATCACCCCGGGGGTGAAGTGGGACAAACAAATCAGAAGAACCTCCGGGGTAAAGAACAGGAGACTTAGCCTTCCCCTAAAGgctcagaaagcaaaggaagagaaggcagggctTTCTGCCAGGTTGGAACATCCAGGTTCCTCGCCCTTCCTTCTGGCAGGTGCCATCCGAGGGGGCGGGAGGGAAATGCCAGTTGCTGGTCCTGAGTTGCAGACCCTTGGGTATATGGgactgagaggaagggagggctAGACAGACAgatcttgtatttatttattccttctcctTTGTCCACTTGTCGGTGGgcctttctcagtttcttcttggAACCTTTCTCTTGTCCTTCTGCTATTTCCTGCTGTGTCTCTCAACTTCCAGTTTCACCGAACAGCCCCCAAGTTCTCTTTTTCTCCGTCTCCTGAGCCTGACTAGTTTCCTTCTCTTGCTCTGTCTTCATTTGGTTTTCTGCAGTCCTCCCACTTTCCATCTCAGACGCTGTCGCTCTTTTGATGTCTCTGACAGTGACTCCTTCTGCGTGCTCggcccctctctgtccctctctgtctccctgactCTGGTTATTGGTCCCTCCTCTCTGAGCCAGGCTCTCTGAACCACCGCAGAGCTTCTCTCTTTCCTGATCTTTGAATCCTCCATTGTTGCAGTCCGGATGCTGGGACTTGAGCCCCTAGCTTCCTGCTCTGGGTCCCAGGCCACTCCACTTCCTCAATCCCCAGCAGCTTGTTAGTCCGAGGAAAGCAGGATgcagggaaaacaggaaggaggTGGACCCCAGGGGTGCCTCTCTGCCCTTCCTGCTCCTGGGGCaaggagagatgggtcagcaaaAAAACATTCTGGGAGAAATGCCAACCTGGCAACCAACTtttgctggaggaggaggaggaggaggaggaggaagaagaagaagagggggtcCTGGGGGGAGTGATTCCTTGATCTTGGGACAGTGAGACCTGGAGAGAGGGTTGCATTTTTAGGATGCCCATTTTGAGTCTTTGCTCCCTCCCAGCTGGTGGGCATCTAGCCCCAGGGTTAGTCTTCCCCTTTTCCCAACTTGAGCCCAAGCCAGAAGAGCTCATCAAGAGTCTTCTCTTCTTGTTGCATAGGAGCATCCCTGCTGTGTGGAGgagaatcagatcccctggatctggaaggCCTGGCACAGTTTCTGATCGCTCCATGGATGTGAGGCTAGCCAGCTTCAAGAGGTGTCTAGGATAGGGTGCCAATACTTCTGTCGTGGAATTGAGATCTCAAGACGCTCattcccctcccacttcttgaccttgtcttctatgaacacagtggacaCAACTGTTTGAGGAGGGAAAATTTGGTCACAAGAGGGCAGACCTTAGTCATTTGATTGGCAAGCTATGGCCAATGCTTTCTAGTCCTCAGAGGAGTGCGTCCTTGTCGAGCGAGGCCTGGAACCTTTGCATTCTGGGAAGAGTACCTATAGAGCTGTACCAGCCTTGCAGGATTTCTGTTGAATTACTGAGCAGGGCTCAGCCTACACCTTACACTGTCAGTAGGACTTTGTCCCTTTTAGGTCTTCAGGTTTGGCACTGGAAATGAAgggcattattttctttaataataaatagtaaaggGCACataagtctatttttttttttttgttctttcctcttGGGGCTGAGCCTTTGGCACAGCTCTcgttcatttttttcccccccttagGGGTAGGCTATCCCTTCTCTTCCCAGCCTGCCTTGCTCTCCCCTCTGACAGGTTGGCGATCAGTACAACCAAGGCCATCAGAGGTGGGGATGGGCGTGTGCCTCAGAAGTCTACAGTTTCACATCATGGACTTGGGAAATCTGAGAGGGTGTTCGATGGGGAGGTCAAGCTTGGGACAGGGAGTTCTTAAACCAGGCTCTAGGTCCCTCCGGGACAGGGTTAAGGAACAGGCAGGCTGGGTTAATTTTTAGTCAACATAGCAAATATCCCTCCTTCAGTACTGGGAATCTAGTCCTGTCATGGAAACTGGGCTTTCCCAGACATTCTGCGCTTTAGGGGAGAGGGCTGGGAAAACATGGCTGCCTAGAGTTTTTCTTTAATATCGACATAGCCTAAACTCTTGGTGGCTCAAGTGGCCAAAGAcatgtctccctcccttcctcttctccacgTAGGCAACCACAGTGTCCTCCTCTGTCAAGTGTCTCATGGTTCTAAGGTGTTTGACAGAGAGTGTATCTATAATATGGTTCATAGATGGGCGTGGTGGTGAAGATGGAGATGAAGGAGCTGAGGCTGGGACTTTGGAGACGGTAGGGTGAGAGAGCAACGTTGGGGAGAGTCacgggagaggggagagggcttCTTTGGCTTTGCAAAGATCTCTTGTCTCATTAGAGGCCAACAGCAAGGACCAACCATGAGGGGCACGCACCCCTTGAGCAAAATCTCAGAGAAGCAACCTGATATCTGTCCTGTATTCTGCAGCTAGGGTCTCggggatgaaggaagagagagggagttaGGTGACCCTCTGAGTCTGGCTATCAGGATCCACTCAGTTCTTAGCCTGGGTGTCTTAGAGGGGTCAGGGGCTGGTCTTGAAGAGAAAGCATAGGAGTGGAAAAGAGGCATTGGGAACTTTGCCTCCACTGGGGGCCAGAGCTGTACACAGCTTCTCCCCGGGGGCTCCTTGTCCTGCTCTGTGGTAGAGTGAGGAGCAAGGACTTCTGCCATGGTTGGATGGCTGTCTGCCCAGCTCTAAGCAGGAACTAGATGGGAAGACCTGCTTCGTTCACATCGGCAACTCCGCCTTCTAGACAAGCTTCTCGGAGACCTAGCAAGAGGACGAGGGGTCtgtaccccacccccaggtcCTGCTCAGGGTCATCGGGACTTTGGTAGAGGGCATTAGAAGCTGAACAGTGAGTGCTAGGAAGTTAATGTTTTAGAGAGACTCAGtgtcacacccctcccccaccgaAGCTCAGTCCATCTAGAGGTGGACTCCGGATGGGTCCTTAGCCCGCCAGGTGGGCACGGATGGGTGGGGGAGAAGTTACAGATTAAATGGAGAGTCAACAAATCGTGGTGAGAGACACCCCCCCGGATGTTAGGGTGACCTGACTTGGTCTGTGTTTCTGACCAGGGCAGGGTCAGAGTACAGGAGGGGGGTATAGACAGGCACACCTGGTCGAGCATGTGTCTGGACATGTGATTGTTCGTAAACATTTGTGATTCTGCGTCTGTGGGTGGATGTGGACTTTATCTTATGAACCCAGGCGAATAAGAAGCTATTCTTCTAagatggtgggtttttttttttgtttgtttgttttttgtttttgttttttctaagtgTAGGTTCAAACCAGGGTTCTCTGGGTAGACGGTGCACACTCAGAGGCTAGCAGGCTGCTGGTGCAGCTGTGCCCAGTTAAGGCCCTCTTCAACATGGGACCATTTAATTCTGACATCAGCATAAGCCATGTTTCTGGGCTTGCTCTGTGTCCTACTCTGTTTTAGGTTTCAGCAAGCTATTCAGTCGTTCTCGTTAATAGTGACCATCTTAAATACCCATGAATAAGCCCTAAGGACTCCTTTTGTTGGCTTCTATTCACAGAAATGCCACATTGGGAAGCCCTGTTGTGGTCAAGTCTCTGGGCCATATTtgtctggactttttttttttttgatgttttttttcccaatttttattaggtatttacttcatttacattttaaatgctatccccaaagtcccctatacccctccccccgctcacctacccacccactcccccttcttggccctggtgttcccctgtattggggcatataaagtttgcaagaccaaggggcctctcttcccaatgatggctgNNNNNNNNNNNNNNNNNNNNNNNNNNNNNNNNNNNNNNNNNNNNNtgtttgccaggcactggcatagcctcacaagagacagctttatcaggggtcctttcagcagaatcttgctggtgtatgcaatagtgtctgcgtttgttgTCTGGACTTTTGCGGGCTCGTTGTATCATAGCTCTGAGACTGTAGGGTGGGGAGAAGGTGCTCTCTATCTCCTGAGGCAGCCCCCTTCTTTAAAAACTcctaaaacaaaactaagaaatcaTTTGAGAGCtaggagccagatgtggtggcacctgcctgtaACCCAGTACTTCGGTGGCAAAGCTAGGAGGAGGGGGGTATTAGAGGTCAGTctcagctacatagaaagttcgaggccagcctgggctatgtgagaccctgtctcaaaacaaaagagaaagaaaagagatgttaGGGCTGGGATAGTAGCTTAggggtagaatgtttgcctagcctCAAATTCCTCTTTACTGCCGAAAACTCTTCATGTTGACGGAGAAGAACCCGAGACCAGCAAAGCCATTCTGACTGAAAAGACAGCAAATCGGAGAGAATAGACTGATCGGAATGGTGTGTGCTTAAAGTCAGTCCTGAGATGTGTTATGTGAGTCCCAGTGAAGTCCTCTATCCAACTTAGCTGACTCTCCCAAGCTTGATGAAGCTCTGGGGCCTCCCTGGGACTATCCGTTCATCACATCAGCAGAAGGCTGGTGATATCTATCTGCTCCATCTATTCCTGTTCTTTAATTAGACACTAGCACTTCACTCAAGACAAAATTTGTCCGTAGTGAATCCGTACGGAATTTAAcggaagtttgtttgtttgtttgttatggttTTTTTGGATGGTTTAGATCCCTTCTTGCCCAGTGTCCCTTCGTTTATGTGCCTCTCTTCCCTTGTCCCCCAAACTAGAAGACTAAAACAAAAGCCAACTCCCCAGTTTTGACTAGGCAGAGAAATACCGTTTGACCCAGAGGCAGCAGCTCTGGGACTGTTGCCATGTATGGAGGAACCTGCTCAAtcctcagggagaaaaaaaaaaaaaaagtcctgacgCAAACCAGATGTAACCTCCTGTCCGCCTGCCAACATCTGGAATGCTGGCAGGGCCTCTGCACTTGGGCTCGCATTGAGCTGCCAAGTCTGAGGATTTTCAGAGGTGGCTCTGATGTGCTGAGAAGCCTTCCAGCCTCTTTCTCCAGCTCAGCCTTGCCTTCTGGCCCTGGCAGGCAAGAGCGAGCAGCAGGTCACACTGCAGGGCTTTCTGGATGGGGCAGCTCACATAGAGCCTGCAGGAGGGGCTATGCGGATGGGGGTCTGCCCTCCTAATTTGCATCTCCAGATAGCCCATTGCCTGCTTCTGGTTGACTCCCGTGGATACTGAATGGGGGTTCAAGTTTAAGGTTGTGAGACTTAAAGGTAGAGGTTGGAGAAAtgtgtgtggttgttttctttgttctggggCTACACGGGGGGCTTGGTctcttgtctgcctgtctgtctgtctccctctccctctctctctctccccctctctcatgcagacgcacacactcacagacgCAGACGGTGGGAGAACCTTTGGGGCCAGACTCCTTGCTCATGGAAAATATGATTTTAGCCCTAGGGATCCCCGGCAGGCTCAGCCAGATGCTGAAAGAgcagagaaggagacaggaagagtgaGCAGATGGAGAGGGGGATGGTGGGAGGAGTtgaacagagagggagaagatCCAGTAGTGCCCCCCCTCCCATTGCCTGCCTCAGACCTCCCTGCAGGGCCCAAGggaccccccccccgccatctgGGCAGTTGCAGCTGGTGATTCATCATGGTGACCTGGGTGGGGAGAGGAACAAGCCAAGGACTTCAAGAGGAATATGCTCCCAAAGAGATCcagaggagtggggtgggggggtgctcctgttccttccctcccacccggAGACTCAGCCGGGTGCAGTGGAGACTCCCAGTGGAGGAGGAAGCTGGGGGCGCTGTGCTGGAGGGGCGTGAACCTCTGTTCTGATGCTGACCTTTGTCTTTCTTGGATGCCCCTACAGACAAGGATGAGAGCGAACATCCCAACAACAGCTTCAACCCCTGCAGTGCCCATGATcacaggtgcctgcagaagcaCATGGCCAAAATTAGAGATCGGAGCAAGATGAAGGTCGTGGGGACACCTCGGGAGGAACCCCGTCCTGTGGTGAGCACCTCTGACCCACAGATGTGCATGCTTATAGATAGGCCACAATGACTAGACCTGGGCTGTGTTCACCCAGCAAACGCTCCCTGTGTGTAACAGGACCTCATTGGTATCCCGGAGAGagtccttctttctctctgtgattCCTTTTGTGTTCTGCACATGAGTATTGGCACAGCCAGTAGACTGATAAAGCAGGGCCCGAGCTCCCTAGTGTTTCTTGGtcctttttgtttggttagttggtttggtttttcgagaccagtttctctgtgtagccctggctgtcctggaactcgctctgtagaccacgcttgccttgaattcagagaccggattgccctctgccttccctagtactgggattaaaggcacacatcaccccagcctgttttttgttttgtttccctttgcaGCCCATGCTGGCCCAGAACTTCCTAAATATagcaggctagctttgaacttgcagccgttctcctgcttctgcttccagaggGCAGACATTGCAGACGTGTGTCCTTATCTCCTGCTTCTTTGGGGGTGCTGAATGTCAAAACCTCCTCCTGGATGTCCACTCTTGGTGCCTGAGTCTGAGTTTCTGGTTTCACTTCTTGAACCCCTGCCCAGCACCCAggccttgatcttcctgcctttctcatGGGCTGAGCAGTGTGCActtctgtccccagccccagggTTCCTGCCAGAGCGAGCTGCACCGGGCCCTGGAGCGGCTGGCCGCCTCGCAGAGCCGTACCCACGAAGACCTCTTCATCATCCCCATTCCAAACTGTGACCGCAACGGCAACTTCCACCCCAAACAGGTGGgtctcccttcctgctgctctgCCCTGGCCTCAGCCTGGAGAACTCCTAGCTCTCCACAGGATGCTCCCAAAGGAAGGGAAGCTCTCCAAATCCGACCCAACCATTTGGGTCTCGCTAAGCTCTGTTCTACTCTCAGCATGGTCTGTCCACCTCGTTCCTTTTGGAGATGAGAGACAGACTCAGAAAGGACCCTGGCCAGCCCAcaccacagagtgagttctccACAGAACTTGATTTCCTCCCAGGGCCCTTTGCAGCTTCTCAGGATTCCCCCTTCCACCCCATTGATGGTGTAGACCCTGCTCCCtgtgcttcccctccccctttcctcaaAGTAACACTCCCTGTCTCTGACCATCCAAACTTCATCCGGGTTGAGGGATCCCAAGTTACGAGACGTCGAGGAGAAAATCGCCCACCCTTCCACAGCTGAGTTCAGACTCCCCGGGTGCAGTcaaggaagtagaggcagatcTGCTGACCTGAGTATGTCACATGGAAAGGGGAGAGGTCAGGAGAGAAGGCAGCAGGTAGCATGTCCCACTCCCTCACTGATTCAGACCGTCCAGCACCCTGGCTGGCGTGTACTGCAGGAGGAGCCATTCCATCTCGTCTCTGGCCCAGCAGGAGGACGGCAGATCCAGCCAGGGAGCTGGAGTTGGAGTGCCTTGTGCAGAACGTGGCCTGGGGAGCCCTGTCCTGCTTCTCCTCTAGGTTAGGGGCGCGTAGACAGGAATGTTGCCTTTGAGCTACGGACACGTCGTCCTAGCGAGCTGCCACCTAAGCAGCAGGGGCCTTGTCAGGAGGTTGACACGACTGTCCTCGGTCTGGACGGGGCAAGAGGAAGGTGTGGAGTTGTGTGAAGGTGTGGAGGAATGAAGGGTCAGAGGAGGCTCCTTAGAACCAGTGCCTGGCCTTTCTTCAGCCTTCATCCCAACACAAATTTcatttctcaattctttttttggtttttcgagacagggtttctctgtatagccctggctgtcctggaactcactttgtagaccaggctggccttgaactcagaaattcgcctgcctctgcctcccgagtgctgggattaaaggcgtgcaccatcacacccagctatgTCTCAATTCTTAATACCCCTCACCcttaatgaaacaaacaaaaccaaaagacctGACTGTTGGGTTTGTGGGAAAACGAGAAGGTGCAGAATGATTGTGTCCCCTGCCTGCATCGCAGTTTATTTCATGACTCACGCCATACTGGAGTGTATTTGATGCAGTTGATTATTAATTAAAGTCCAACATTTATACCAGGATTCATTTTTCCTGTTATATAatgttacatgtatttttttaccccaatttttttaaaggtttatttattattatacataagtacactgtagctgacttcagacacaccagaagaaggcgtcagatctcattatgggtggttgtgagccaccatggggttgctgggatttgaactcaggacctttggaagagcagttagtgctcttacccatctCACCAACCCATTACCCCTAATTTTTATGCAACAAAAACTATGACACCTGCCGGGCTggcgtagtggtgcatgcctttagtcccagcgcttgggaggcagaggcaggtggatctctgtgagttcgaggccagcctggtctacaaagcaagtccaggagaaccagaactacacagagaaaccttgcctggaaaaatcaaaaaccaaaccaaacaaagagaGACTATGACCCTTGACcctttatctcaaaacaaattcTGAGTCTTGAGCCAGTCTTCATTCTGACTTTGAGTCTGCCTTTGAAATATACTTTTGTGCCCTGCCCATGCCCACCCTCAGTCTAATTCTGACCTCAATTCTTCTGACCTTGACTTCTGTCTTTATTCTGATTTAcgcttgcagcaatcctcctgcctctgcttcctgagtaccaGGGTTCCAGGCATTGTGCCACCACATCTAATCCAACTGCTTCTGACTTGGGCTCTCGATGTCACCTGgctcatgttttttgttttttgttttttggtttttgttttttggttttttttttttttttggtttttcgagacagggtttctctgtatagccctggctgtcctggaactcactctgtagaccaggctggcctcgaactcagaaatNNNNNNNNNNNNNNNNNNNNNNNNNNNNNNNNNNNNNNNNNNNNNNNNNNNNNNNNNNNNNNNNNNNNNNNNNNNNNNNNNNNNNNNNNNNNNNNNNNNNNNNNNNNNNNNNNNNNNNNNNNNNNNNNNNNNNNNNNNNNNNNNNNNNNNNNNNNNNNNNNNNNNNNNNNNNNNNNNNNNNNNNNNNNNNNNNNNNNNNNNNNNNNNNNNNNNNNNNNNNNNNNNNNNNNNNNNNNNNNNNNNNNNNNNNNNNNNagatcttgttacggatggttgtgagccaccatgtggttgctgggatttgaactccggaccttcggaagagcagtctggtgctcttacccactgagccatctcaccagtccctggCTCATGTTTTAATCATATCCTTAACCCATCTTCATCATCTGTGGTCCTGATACTGCCTCTGCTGTCAGCTGTAatcccatgcttcaaatcccagCCCAGCCACAACAAGCTGAAAACTCCCCAGTGAACCCAGACTTTACAATCTTCTATGCCTTTCAGTTTAAGCCTTCTCAGGTCCTGCCTCTGGAAACTCTGTAGATCTCTCCTTGAACAAGTCTCCCTactccagtgagctccaggaactGGTGCTCAAAAAGAGCCTTTGCCTCAGATATCATCTTGAAGGAACAACTGTCTGACCTGGGGCTTAGGCTGGAGGTGATGTGGACTACCTGGGCTCTTTGTCTGCCTAGGACCTGACCTCATACCCTTGTCTTGGCAGTGTCACCCCGCCCTGGACGGACAGCGTGGCAAGTGCTGGTGTGTGGATCGGAAGACAGGGGTGAAGCTTCCTGGGGGTTTGGAACCCAAGGGGGAGCTGGACTGCCACCAGCTGGCTGACAGCTTCCAAGAGTGAGACCTGCCAGCAGGTGGGGGACTCAGTGCCCCCTACTAGGCCCCTATGCTCTGGGGCTGTGGAGTTGACCTGGCATGGAGTTTTGGTCTGAGTCCTGGTTGTCTGCCTCTGGCCCTGCCCCAAgtttccctttgtgtgtgtgtgtgtgtgtgtgtgtgtgtgtgtgtgtgtgtgtgtttataagatGTGCTCCACAGGGTAAGCCTGAGCCTCCAAGTGCCCACGATGGACTTAGATACCCCAAGAGGTCTGAGTGTAGCAATAGGAAGTCCCAGTGTGTTTTCAAATCAAtcttgaattcattcattcattcattcagtcagtcatcTGAAAACATGTATTGACAACATACTATGTGCCAGCTTTAGTTTTCAGCCCTGGGGAAGCCTCGTTCTGATTTCCTCCGATTGTGGCATGTGAGGTGTTCCCAACTCGAGGCCCATGGGAGAAGAGAAACCTCATTCttggagtgagagagaaagaaagtggtgAACATTGAAcgctctccctctccatcttggCCAGAGTGTGGGAAGCCTCCACAGTAGAGGCTCACAACTCATGAGACCCACCTCCGCTCTGTGCTGCATAGAGCTCTTTCCTCAGGGCCTCCAGGGCACACGCTTGAGGGACAGGGCCCATCTTTGGGTCTGGGTATTTGGTTATCCCACAGGGTCTTGCAGGTAGATCTCCGCTGTGGGAAAGGAATGGGTTGAGGAAGGCCGGAAGAACAAGGGGCATGGAGGTGGGCTCATCACTCTGAGCcagcaggagagaggaaagaatgtgaGATTGGATTGTGTGTGTCTGAGGAATAGCCCCATTCTGGTCCCTATTTGTGGTTACTGGTCATGAAGTCATCAGGATGACCCTATCTTTCCAGTTGCCCACCACCTGTGGCTCTGCCTCCGTCCCCATATTTCCCTTCCCTTATACCTCCTGTCCCGCCCTCtctaccctccaccccacccctgggcATTTTCTGGCTTGCCTGGATAGATTTAGAGACCTGCTTGTTGGCTATAatgtcttttcattctttcttcttattttttttttttaaaaaaaacaaaaacaaaaacaaaaagtgtcCAGATCATTGTGTTTGGTTGATTTATTTATGGTTAGAGACAGGGATGAatcaggggtggagggaggtggGACCTTTCTGCTTGGTGAGGGACTGCTGCAAACCAAAAGCCCTCTCCCCGAGGTCTCTCCCcggaggacccccccccccagcctgcaGTCCCATTGTCCCAGTGGAGTGAGGTCCTGTGGTTTTGGAGGCCAAGGGAGCCTCGTGCAGTGACGTGTCTTTGTTGGCGTGTCTTCGTTGGCTTCTGAGTTGGGGACTCGGCAGAGCTGGGACACAGCCTAGAGTTTGCACAGGATGAGCTCAGAGCTCAGTTTGGTTTGTTCCGATGGGGATGGAGAGGACATTCTGCACTTGGGGGACTGGATAGTGGTGGTAAGATGATGTTAAGTGCAGCAAGCCCCACGGTGCCAGTGTTCCTGTTCTTGACTGGGGGGTGGGCATGCACCAATGCTGAATTCTGAGAGACTGGGAGGATGGGAACCTTTGACTTTAAGCTCTCAGTGTCAGCCTGCACTTCGGGACTTGTTCCTTCGTGGATTTATAGACATGttcccatggcttctgcttccacaCAGGTGGGCGTGTATTGAGCATATTCCTGGCTCTCGCTCatgctctctccccctccctgtctcctctctctgggtgtgtgtgatgtagtgtgtgtgtgtgtgtgtgtgtgtgtgtgtgtgtgtgtgtgtgtgctgatttCAGATGGAAGTCCCtccctggaggtcagaagtggcCTGGAGACTCTGTGTTGAGTCTCTTGCCCCTTGAGGAATAGTGGCATGTCCCTGTCCTCGGACTTTCTACAGAGGCCTCTAGCTTGCTTGTTGCCTGCAGCAGGAGAGAATAAGGTTGAGAATGGTCCCTTCAGCCCCTGGCCAAGGCATGTTGAGGTAGTAGGGTGGTATAGCCTCAAGATTAACTTTCAGGTTTCTTGGCcaagtatttcatattttttccctAAGGCACACCTTCGACCTTCGAACCCCTGCTTCTTTAGCccctctggaaagaaaaaaaaaaaaagagccaatcTTATTAAGACATTCAGAGGCtcatgtctgtgtttctctctctctctctctctctgtgtgtgtgtgtgtgtgtatgtgtgtgtgtgtgNNNNNNNNNNNNNNNNNNNNNNNNNNNNNNNNNNNNNNNNNNNNNNNNNNNNNNNNNNNNNNNNNNNNNNNNNNNNNNNNNNNNNNNNNNNNNNNNNNNNNNNNNNNNNNNNNNNNNNNNNNNNNNNNNNNNNNNNNNNNNNNNNNNNNNNNNNNNNNNNNNNNNNNNNNNNNNNNNNNNNNNNNNNNNNNNNNNNNNNNNNNNNNNNNNNNNNNNNNNNNNNNNNNNNNN
This sequence is a window from Mus pahari chromosome 14, PAHARI_EIJ_v1.1, whole genome shotgun sequence. Protein-coding genes within it:
- the Igfbp4 gene encoding insulin-like growth factor-binding protein 4 → MLSFGLVAALLLAAGPRPSLGDEAIHCPPCSEEKLARCRPPVGCEELVREPGCGCCATCALGLGMPCGVYTPRCGSGMRCYPPRGVEKPLRTLMHGQGVCTELSEIEAIQESLQTSDKDESEHPNNSFNPCSAHDHRCLQKHMAKIRDRSKMKVVGTPREEPRPVPQGSCQSELHRALERLAASQSRTHEDLFIIPIPNCDRNGNFHPKQCHPALDGQRGKCWCVDRKTGVKLPGGLEPKGELDCHQLADSFQE